The genome window AGCGCGAGAAGATCGAAGAGATCCGCGAGACCCTCAACCTCAAACCCATCTGCGAGGGCCAGTTTGCGGTGAATGGCAGTGCGCAGGACACTTCGGCTGAAGACTGCGAGCGCGTCCCCGAAAAGCAGCTTCTCAAGCTCAAGGAAAAGGACGGCACCCTCGGCCGCGTGGTGCTGGTCTATCCAAAACCCGAGCTGCGCATGAACGACGGGCGCGATCTGCTCAAGGTCGCCGATGAGGTGCGCCGCGCCGATCTCGAAGACGGCACGACGGTCTGGAGCTCGGGCGCGCCGGTGATCTTCGCCGACATGCTCAAGGCCATCGTGCGCGACGGGCCGCTCACGACGATCGTCTGCTACCTGGGCGTGATCGTGGCGATTTTCCTGAACTTCCGGAGCGTCAAAAGCACGGCCTTCATCATGCTGTTTCTGACCTACGGGTTGTTGCTGCTGGGCGGGGCGATGGGGCTGCTCGACATCAAGGTGAACTTCTTCAACTTTATCGCCATCCCCATCACCGTGGGGATCGGCGTGGACTATCACATCAACGTCTACAAGCGCTACGAGCTGGACGGCCGCCGTTCGATTGCCGACGCGGTCACCCGCACCGGCGGCGCGGTGCTGCTGTGCTCGCTCACCACGATCATCGGCTACGGCGTGATGATGCTCTCGCGCACACCGGCCATGGTGAGCTTCGGGCTCATGGCGGTCATCGGCGAGATCACCTGCCTGAGCTCGGCCCTGCTGCTCAAACCGGCGGTGCTGGTTTTGATGGAACGGAAGAGAAATTCCTGACCCAATCCCCGCTCCCCCGTGCCGGGGGAGCTGTCCGGCAAGGCCGGACTGAGGGGGTGTCCACGGCTGCGCGCAAATCCGGCAACGGACATTGCGCCGCTACGCAGCGCCCCCTCTGGCCTGCGGCCATCTTCCCCGAAGGGGGAGAGAGGGCTGTAGCCAAGCCCCTACCGCTTCTGCTGCAATCCCTCGAGCCGCCGCTGTTCCTGCTTGGCATGCAGGCACTGGGGATCGAATTTAAGCGCCTTGTCGAGGTCATTCGAGGCCAGGTCGAGTTTGCCCTGGTCCATGAAGATGCTGGCGCGGAAGGCGTAGGCGATTCCAAGACGCGGATTCTTCACCAGCGCGCGGTCGAGCATCTGGCGCGCGC of Chrysiogenia bacterium contains these proteins:
- a CDS encoding MMPL family transporter, with protein sequence REKIEEIRETLNLKPICEGQFAVNGSAQDTSAEDCERVPEKQLLKLKEKDGTLGRVVLVYPKPELRMNDGRDLLKVADEVRRADLEDGTTVWSSGAPVIFADMLKAIVRDGPLTTIVCYLGVIVAIFLNFRSVKSTAFIMLFLTYGLLLLGGAMGLLDIKVNFFNFIAIPITVGIGVDYHINVYKRYELDGRRSIADAVTRTGGAVLLCSLTTIIGYGVMMLSRTPAMVSFGLMAVIGEITCLSSALLLKPAVLVLMERKRNS